Sequence from the Seonamhaeicola sp. ML3 genome:
ATTATTGCCATCAGGTTTGTTAGGGCCAGTTACCATTTCTACTTCAAAAATTATAAAGAAAGACATTGCTGAATAATGAAAAAAATAAGCTACATCTTTATAATAGTTTTGAGTTTTTGTTTTAGTACTTGTACTGAAAGCACAACTCCGAAGTCAACTTTAGAACAAGGTTTTTACAATCCTCCAAAAGAAGCTAAAGCCAGAACATGGTGGCATTGGATTAGTGGAAATGTGTCTAAATCTGGAATTACCAAAGATTTAGAAGCGATGAAGGCTGTTGGCATTCAAGAAGCCCAATTATTTAATGTGCATTTGGGAGCTCCCCAAGGTTCTGTAAAATATTTAAGTGAAGAATGGTTAGATTTATTTGAATTTTCTGCAAAAGAAGCTCAACGTTTAGATTTAGAAATGGCATTTCACAACAGTGCTGGTTGGTCATCTTCTGGTGGGCCTTGGGTTACAGAAGAAAACGCAATGCAAACTGTCGTTTTTAGCGAACTTACGGTTAAAGGAGGAAAAACAATCAAACAGACTTTACCAAAACCGAAAACCAAATTTGAGTATTACAAAGACATTGCAGTATTAGCTTTTCCAAAGCCTAAAAAGAGTATAAAGATTGATGGTTTAGACTATAAAATGCTTTCTGAACGCATTCGAAATCATTTGTTACCAGATACAAAAGCGATTGAAAAAGAAGCTATTATTCGAAAAGAAACAATTATCAATCTAACCTCAAAATTTTCTGATGATGGAGTTTTACATTGGGATGTGCCTAAAGGCGACTGGGTTATTTTACGATTAGGGCATACGCCAATAGGAACAACCAACAGACCAGCCCCACCAGAAGCCAAAGGCTTAGAGGTAGATAAAATGAGCAAAAAGGCTGTGGATGCCTATTGGAAAGCTGGTATACAACCTATAATTGACAAATTAGGCGATTTAGTAGGAACAACAGTGAATAATTGTTTGATTGATAGCTACGAAGTAGAAACGACCAATTGGACTACCGGTTTTAATACGCAGTTTGAGAATTTAAGAGGTTACAATTTAACTACATATTTACCAACTTTAGCAGGTTATTACGTAGAAAGTGGAGAAGTTTCAGAACGATTTTTATGGGATTTTAGAAGAACTATTGGCGACTTAATCGCAACGAATTATTATGCGCATTTTGGAGAATTATGTCATAAAAACAAGTTGAAATTTTCTGTAGAACCGTATTGGGGACCTTTCGATAATATGCAAGTGGGTGCTCAAGGTGATATTGTGATGTGCGAATTTTGGAGCGGAGGCTATCCGTTTTTCGATTCACCAAAATTTGTGTCATCTATAGCGCATTTGAATGGAAGTTCCATTGTCGGTGCAGAGTCTTTTACAGGAATTGGAGGTTGGGACAAACACCCAGCAAACATAAAGTCAATTGGAGATAGAGCTTGGGCAGAAGGCATTACACGATTCATTTTTCATACTTACGTGCATCAACCTTGGGATGTAGCTCCTGGTTTGGCCTTAAGTTACCATGGTTTTGACTTTAACCGTTTAAATACTTGGTGGAAACAAAGTAAGTCGTATATGGATTACTTAGCACGTTCTCAATATTTGTTACAACAAGGTAAAAATGTAGCTGATGTTTTAGTATTTACAGGAGAATCATCTCCAAATACAGGCTTTATTAAACCAGAAATTAAAGCCATGGGTTTTGATTATGATTTGATTGGAGCTAATAAATTAAAAGATTTAACAGTAAAAAACGGAACGATATATTCATCAGTTGGTAATACTTACAATCTTTTGGTATTACCAGAGTCAAATTTTATCAAAGAAGAAACTCTACAAAAAATAAAAGAGTTGGTTGATGGTGGAGCAAAAGTAATTGGTAAAAAACCGAGCCAATCGCCAAGTTTAACCAACTATCCAAATTGCGATGATTCCGTTACAACTTATGTTGATGGATTATGGGGAAGCAACTTGGTAAAAGAGATTTCTATTAAAGAAGCTTTAAACTATAAGACACCTGATTTTAAAATTGAAAGTAGTGATCCTTCAGATTTGAGTTTCGTCCATAGAAAAACAGCGGACGCAGACATTTATTTTATAGCGAATGCTAGAAAAGAAGC
This genomic interval carries:
- a CDS encoding glycosyl hydrolase, producing the protein MKKISYIFIIVLSFCFSTCTESTTPKSTLEQGFYNPPKEAKARTWWHWISGNVSKSGITKDLEAMKAVGIQEAQLFNVHLGAPQGSVKYLSEEWLDLFEFSAKEAQRLDLEMAFHNSAGWSSSGGPWVTEENAMQTVVFSELTVKGGKTIKQTLPKPKTKFEYYKDIAVLAFPKPKKSIKIDGLDYKMLSERIRNHLLPDTKAIEKEAIIRKETIINLTSKFSDDGVLHWDVPKGDWVILRLGHTPIGTTNRPAPPEAKGLEVDKMSKKAVDAYWKAGIQPIIDKLGDLVGTTVNNCLIDSYEVETTNWTTGFNTQFENLRGYNLTTYLPTLAGYYVESGEVSERFLWDFRRTIGDLIATNYYAHFGELCHKNKLKFSVEPYWGPFDNMQVGAQGDIVMCEFWSGGYPFFDSPKFVSSIAHLNGSSIVGAESFTGIGGWDKHPANIKSIGDRAWAEGITRFIFHTYVHQPWDVAPGLALSYHGFDFNRLNTWWKQSKSYMDYLARSQYLLQQGKNVADVLVFTGESSPNTGFIKPEIKAMGFDYDLIGANKLKDLTVKNGTIYSSVGNTYNLLVLPESNFIKEETLQKIKELVDGGAKVIGKKPSQSPSLTNYPNCDDSVTTYVDGLWGSNLVKEISIKEALNYKTPDFKIESSDPSDLSFVHRKTADADIYFIANARKEAREITVRFRLTGKQPELWNSEKGTIKDVVVFKENEDGTTTVPLQLGMEESVFVVFQKPVNSNHLLEVSTELKSSQVAPLSNLEIVKAEYGTFLQEGLVDITDKVANVIKGNKLDFKMNRAFCDCDPAMGYKKEFRMEYQIGDTKKQVYAEEREHIEIHAGNQKLKVLKAVFGKFKAQTIGIPENYKTFDVTDKIKKAVNSETYDILVSNQLINNIIPEGNKPVLKITYKTDGEERTLFIPKGQLLKLSKDRPQPTLEFEDGTINWTTPYAGKVNYTLASGETKVVEVKSVPKPIDLSKDWQVSFPINSDNTKKETFPYLISWTAVNDEAIQYFSGTASYKKDFFLSEENLQSNTSFTLDLGSVSVIAEIIINGKNAGVLWKAPFRIPIDEFVKKGKNTLEIKIANLWSNRLIGDEKLKLDYPRKGKRAKPLPEWLENKTERQSKRTTFVSWNHYTKNDELSTSGLLGPVKIISSITKNLNTLQ